In Hermetia illucens chromosome 1, iHerIll2.2.curated.20191125, whole genome shotgun sequence, one genomic interval encodes:
- the LOC119657580 gene encoding 2-amino-3-ketobutyrate coenzyme A ligase, mitochondrial encodes MQMPLLSKIWCGVVEGGISQKCFASTSAAAKDFRNILRKQLDDIRQAGTFKNERIITSPQKTSITVAGGETRLLNFCANNYLGLSSNEGIVAYSKSILDKYGAGLSSVRFICGTQDIHKELEQKISKFHGREDTILYASCFDANAGIFEAILTPDDAVLSDELNHASIIDGIRLCKAKKFRYKHRDMNDLENLLKSCDARIKLIATDGVFSMDGNIAPLRKICDLADKYNALVFIDECHATGFFGSTGRGTEEFQGIQGRVHIINSTLGKALGGASGGYTTGPKELVDLLRQKSRPYLFSNSLPPPVVATGIKVMDMLLHSDQLSKKVQSNTKRFRDGMTKAGFTIAGEDHPICPVMLGDARLASTFADKMLERGIYVIGFSYPVVPKGKARIRVQISAAHAPQEIDHCIAAFIEVGKELKVI; translated from the exons ATGCAAATGCCGCTTCTGTCGAAAATTTGGTGTGGCGTAGTTGAAG GTGGCATAAGCCAAAAATGCTTTGCCAGCACATCAGCAGCCGCAAAAGATTTCCGAAATATTTTAAGAAAACAATTAGATGACATTCGACAGGCGGGAACCTTCAAAAATGAACGGATAATAACGTCTCCGCAAAAAACATCTATTACAGTTGCCGGGGGAGAGACACGTCTTTTGAACTTTTGCGCTAATAATTACTTGGGACTGTCG AGTAATGAAGGAATTGTTGCATACAGTAAATCCATTCTGGATAAATATGGAGCGGGGTTGAGCTCTGTTCGGTTCATTTGTGGAACTCAGGATATTCACAAG GAACttgaacaaaaaatttcaaaattccatGGGCGAGAAGACACCATTCTATACGCATCATGCTTTGATGCCAACGCTGGGATATTCGAAGCTATTCTGACTCCGGACGATGCTGTTCTTTCCGATGAACTGAACCATGCATCCATTATCGATGGAATTCGATTGTGCAAGGCGAAGAAGTTCCGCTACAAGCATCGTGATATGAATG ATCTGGAGAATCTACTCAAATCCTGTGATGCCCGCATTAAACTAATTGCTACTGATGGAGTGTTTTCGATGGACGGCAATATTGCACCCCTTCGCAAGATTTGTGACTTGGCAGACAAATACAACGCTTTGGTATTCATAGATGAGTGCCATGCCACTGGATTCTTCGGAAGCACAGGACG tgGTACTGAAGAATTCCAAGGAATCCAAGGACGTGTCCATATCATCAATTCAACTTTAGGTAAAGCTCTAGGTGGTGCATCTGGAGGCTACACCACCGGTCCAAAAGAACTAGTTGATCTATTGCGACAAAAATCACGACCTTATCTCTTCTCGAACTCACTTCCTCCACCGGTTGTCGCCACTGGTATCAAAGTAATGGACATGCTCTTGCATTCCGATCAACTCTCTAAAAAAGTTCAAAGCAATACAAAACGATTTCGCGATGGAATGACTAAGGCAGGTTTCACGATAGCAGGAGAGGATCATCCCATTTGCCCAGTGATGTTGGGTGATGCAAGGCTAGCCAGTACTTTTGCTGATAAAATGTTGG aAAGAGGAATTTACGTGATCGGCTTCAGTTACCCTGTTGTTCCTAAGGGCAAAGCCCGTATCCGAGTACAGATCTCTGCTGCTCATGCACCACAAGAGATTGATCACTGTATTGCGGCATTTATAGAAGTTGGAAAGGAGTTGAAAGTCATTTAA